The genomic interval TCATGCAACGCAAAGAAGCTTCATCCATAAGTTCGACGGCATCTACTGAAACCTGTTTTAGCTCGGTGCAGGCAAGGCAGGCTTGTTCAATACTGTTAAAAATAACGAGAGCACATGATTTGTATGGAGGGTCAATGACTGTGTTATAAGTGATTTCAGATATAAACGTTAAAGTTCCTTCAGAACCAATGATGAGGTGAAGCAGGATGTCGAGCGGGTCTTCGAAGTCAATGAAACTATTGAGGCCGTAGCCACTGGTGTTTTTGATTTTGTATTTGCGTTTAATTGTTTCGTGTAATTGCGGGTCTTCTATGATTTCTTGACGGATAGTAGAAAGTTCTTTTAGTAGAGCTGCCTTACGTATTTTAAAATCGTGTACAGATTTAGGGTCACGACTATCTAGAAGTGTTCCATCAGCGAGAATAAGTCTAAGTCCGGCTAGAGTTTGATAAGAATTCTGCGAAGTTCCACAACACATGCCACTGGCATTATTGGCAGCGATTCCACCAATCATGGCAGAATCAATTGACGCGGGATCGGGGCCGATTTTACGCCCGTAGGGCTTTAAGATTTGATTGGCTCTGGCACCAATAATTCCAGGCTGAAGTCGAATGATTTCTCCATTTTGTTCAATCGTATAATCGTGCCAGTCATGGCCAAGTTTAACGAGTACCGAATCGGTGACGGCTTGTCCTGATAAGCTCGTTCCAGCAGTTCGAAATGTGAGTGGCGTTTTGGTTTTATGAGCTTCTTTAAGCAAGGTTTGAATATCAGTTTCATCGGCTGCTTTTACGACGAGCTTTGGGATTAAACGATAAAAGCTGGCATCAGTTCCGTGAGCTAAAAGTTGAAGTGGGCTATCGATGAGTCGCGTCGGACAAATCGCTGCTTGAATATTTGTATGGAACTTAGCGTAGGACATGAACTTAACCTTATTAAGATACTTTATATATGATTATGTATGGATGAGAGCTGTTTTATTGATCTGCTGAGGAGAATGAGTGATCTTGGAAAAAAATTAATTTCCTGTTGGTTATAGGGCTTTAAAAAGATTTTTTGATCTAAAACGATCATATCTTCTTGACTAAAGGATGTCAAGCTATTATGATTATTTGATTAATCAAACTATAATATAATGCTTTAAGGAGTTGATATGTCGAGTAGAAGAATATTACAAATCAGCAGATTTGATCAAATCTTGAATGATTTTCGCGATAGAGTTGTATTACTTGAGTTTGCAGTCGGCTCAAAAGTGCCAAGTGAGAGACACTTAGCAGAAGAGTATAATTGCTCACAGGCAACAATGAATAAAGTGATTTCCACCTTGATCTCAGAGAATTTGTTAGAGCGTACTGAAAGAAGGGGTGCTTTTGTAAAAAGACCCAAAGAGAGTGAAATTAAATTTATGGGCTGGATGGCTTCGGAAAAATCTGGAGTTGAAGTTTGGGGTCACCTTTTAGATGATTTTCAGAAAACTCAAAACAATTTGAAAATCGATGCTCAGACCTTGCATTACAGTGAGATACAAGAAGAATTGACTCTCGCTGCTGGCAGGGGAGAAGCTCCGGATTTAGCTCAGGTATCACGCAACTGGACGGGGCATCTTGCTAGTTTAGGGCTACTCGAACCCTTAGAAGACAAGTTATCGCAAAGTATTGTGCAAGACCACTTAACATGGGCTGAAGATAAAAAGCATTCTAAAGAAGAATTATATTCTATTGATTTTAGCCTGGTGCCGATGCTCTTGTATGTTAATTGCGATATTCTCGAACAATGTGGTTTGTCTAGCGATGTCGAGCCTCAAAATTTAGCAGAATTCATTCAATTAATTGAAGTAGTTAATAAAGCGGCTTGCAAAAATGATCAAGGCCAAGATTGCCATGGTTTTTTAGCGCCCAAACTTAGCGATGAAGTCACGGGTCAATGGTTCTTGCCTTGGCTGTATGCGGCGGGAGGAAACTTTTTCAATGCCAGGGGCGAGATTGCTATTGGTGCTCAAGAAGCGAGGGAGACTTTGATTAGTTATAAAAAATGTCTTAAAAACTCACCAGATAAACTCTCCATTTGGGATGTTCGCCAACTCTTTGAGCAAGGTCGTTCAGCGTTCATCATTGATGGGCCGAGAGGAGAAGATTTCTTTAAAAATAGCAAGATGAAAATTAAGGTTATTAGCTTGCCAAAAGATGTGCAAGGTAAGTCTTCGTCTTTAAATGCGAATCATGCATTAAGTCTATTTGCGCAGTCCGAGAACCAGTTGATGGGAAGTAAACTCATTGATACGATTCTCAATGATAGCCACCTTGCAGAACTCAATTATCGAGAGCAGGGTTATCTACCCCCTCGCCGTAGTTTATTAGAAAATGAACTTTATCAAGAGCCCTTTGCCCAACTCGTCTTACAAGAAGCACTTGAGGGACGTCGATCTTCGTCCTACCTCCCTTGTTATCAATTGGCGATAGGTCTTTTGGGACACGCTATTAGTCGTGCGCTCAATGGTCAGGCAAAGCTAGAGAATGTACTCGAAGAAACGGCGGCAAATATTGAATATATCATGAATCATACTAAAGGCTCAATCTAAATGTTTGCCGCGACGAACCAGTTTATTACTAATATAGACTTGCTAGTATTGGCAGCGTATGTCTTAGTTTTATGCCTCGTCGGTTGGTGGGCTGGTAAAAAAGAAAAAGTTAAATCTGATGATTACTTTTTAGCTGGTCGTTCCTTGCCGTGGTACGTCGTGGGTACATCTCAAGTTGCCTCAAATATTTCTGCTCCAGAGATCGTGGGCGCGATTGGTGGAGCCTTCCTCTATGGTATTTGTATTGCCGTGTGGTCTTGGGGCAATATCATGTCCTTCTCCTTGCTCATCTGGCTCTTTATTCCCTTTTTATTAGCCTCTCGCGTTTTCACGATTCCACAGTTTTTGGAAAAGCGTTTCAACCCCTCCATGAGGCTCTTTTTTGCGATTGTCACTATTCTTGCTAATGTCACCACTTTTCTAGCAGCAGTTTTATATATCGGTGGCCTCACTCTTAGAGAGGTCATGGGAATGAAAGTTGAAGCTTCATCTTTCATGGGCTTAAGCATGGATTGGAATTTACTGATTGGCATTATTGTGATTGCCTTCTTCTCTGGCATATGGGCCATTTATGGTGGTTTGCGTTCGGTAGCATGGACGGATTTTCTGACGCTAGTTTTTATTATCGCAGGTATAATAGGGATTAGTTATTTTGGTCTGAAATCTTTATCTGGAGATGCTAACTCCCTATTGGAAGGGTGGAATATCATGCTTGAGCGCAATGAGGCGCAAACGGGTGTTTGGAAAGAAGTCGTTGAGCAGCATGCCGAGAGTGTTGCGGGACCCGGGCACACAAGTTACAATCGTCTTTCAGTCGTTCAGCCTTTAACCCATAAAGTGATTCCTTGGCCACAGCTCATCTTGATTACTTTCACAATTAGTATTTGGTACAACGTTATTAATCAATTTATAATTCAGAGGATTTTAGGAGCTAAGAGCCAATGGGACGCTCGAATGGGAATGGTTTTGGCTGGTTATTTAAAAATTGTTCTTCCCTTTTTAATTGTCGTTCCTGGACTCATTCTTTTTGCTACTCATCCGCAATTACTCAAGGGAGAATTTAGTACTCTTGGACCGATTGCGGATGGAGCTTATTTAACTTTGGTTAAACAATACCTCCCCGTAGGTTTAGTGGGTCTTTTTTTAGCCGCTCTTTTTGGAGCTAT from Lentisphaera araneosa HTCC2155 carries:
- a CDS encoding extracellular solute-binding protein, whose product is MSSRRILQISRFDQILNDFRDRVVLLEFAVGSKVPSERHLAEEYNCSQATMNKVISTLISENLLERTERRGAFVKRPKESEIKFMGWMASEKSGVEVWGHLLDDFQKTQNNLKIDAQTLHYSEIQEELTLAAGRGEAPDLAQVSRNWTGHLASLGLLEPLEDKLSQSIVQDHLTWAEDKKHSKEELYSIDFSLVPMLLYVNCDILEQCGLSSDVEPQNLAEFIQLIEVVNKAACKNDQGQDCHGFLAPKLSDEVTGQWFLPWLYAAGGNFFNARGEIAIGAQEARETLISYKKCLKNSPDKLSIWDVRQLFEQGRSAFIIDGPRGEDFFKNSKMKIKVISLPKDVQGKSSSLNANHALSLFAQSENQLMGSKLIDTILNDSHLAELNYREQGYLPPRRSLLENELYQEPFAQLVLQEALEGRRSSSYLPCYQLAIGLLGHAISRALNGQAKLENVLEETAANIEYIMNHTKGSI
- a CDS encoding SLC5 family protein — encoded protein: MFAATNQFITNIDLLVLAAYVLVLCLVGWWAGKKEKVKSDDYFLAGRSLPWYVVGTSQVASNISAPEIVGAIGGAFLYGICIAVWSWGNIMSFSLLIWLFIPFLLASRVFTIPQFLEKRFNPSMRLFFAIVTILANVTTFLAAVLYIGGLTLREVMGMKVEASSFMGLSMDWNLLIGIIVIAFFSGIWAIYGGLRSVAWTDFLTLVFIIAGIIGISYFGLKSLSGDANSLLEGWNIMLERNEAQTGVWKEVVEQHAESVAGPGHTSYNRLSVVQPLTHKVIPWPQLILITFTISIWYNVINQFIIQRILGAKSQWDARMGMVLAGYLKIVLPFLIVVPGLILFATHPQLLKGEFSTLGPIADGAYLTLVKQYLPVGLVGLFLAALFGAIQSTVNSVLNSTSTIFTIDIVKEHIKPDISEKAQIRCGIISSAGFLLLAVVIAYGMFYFSDADIFVYVQSLYSFFAPPFAAVFLLGILWRRINGKGALWAVSLGFVLGIALKVCVGMGVFDNNFFPWLNSFLNQAAVNWAFCMLVCLVVSLMTEPPPAEKVADNLTINWRKLNIFDGVSGSKWYHNILLWWGIFVVIIIALVIRFW